One segment of Daphnia magna isolate NIES linkage group LG2, ASM2063170v1.1, whole genome shotgun sequence DNA contains the following:
- the LOC116936801 gene encoding LOW QUALITY PROTEIN: 28S ribosomal protein S7, mitochondrial (The sequence of the model RefSeq protein was modified relative to this genomic sequence to represent the inferred CDS: substituted 2 bases at 2 genomic stop codons) yields the protein MHFACDLIMMKGTRHWTPPTVAPEGTPTPAPPTLAPPDIGPHRFCRGGYSRRRGRHQPPLAIEAGGPLSCRHTTPAPPLKIIQVRGGQCRSIIRHQPPPLQINSIEGAVAVAVDNSPLKAARSDHNVSVFSXXINKQIINMVMEKGHKEVATKLVETAYMKIKQMQLAKYYKATTDAERAEIELKPIVIFHKALENCKPVLQLTPIKRGGATYQVPIPITENRARFLAMKWMILESRKKESTVHFPERLAYELLEAFNNTGKVVKRKQDLHKQCETNRAYAHYRWG from the exons ATGCACTTCGCCTGTGATCTTATAATGATG AAGGGAACGCGACATTGGACCCCCCCAACAGTGGCCCCGGAGGGtaccccgacaccagcccccccgaCACTAGCCCCACCCGATATTGGCCCCCACCGTTTTTGCAGGGGGGGCTACAGTCGGCGAAGAGggcgacaccagccccccctgGCAATAGAAGCGGGGGGGCCTTTGTCGTGTAGGcatacgacaccagccccccctcTTAAAATCATTCAAGTACGGGGGGGCCAGTGTCGTAGTATcatacgacaccagccccccccccttcaaaTTAATTCAATCGAAGGGGCTGTCGCAGTGGCAGTCGACAACAGTCCCCTAAAAGCGGCAAGAAGTGACCATAATGTTTCAGTTTTTTCATAATGAATTAACAAG CAAATTATCAATATGGTTATGGAAAAAGGCCATAAGGAAGTAGCAACAAAATTGGTTGAAACA GCGTATATGAAAATCAAACAGATGCAGCTCGCAAAATACTACAAAGCTACAACAGATGCAGAAAGAGCTGAAATTGAATTGAAACCTATTGTCATATTTCATAAAGCTTTAGAAAATTGCAAACCCGTACTTCAATTGACACCTATCAAACGAGGTGGTGCAACATATCAAGTTCCCATCCCCATCACGGAAAACCGTGCCCGGTTCCTTGCCATGAAATGGATGATTCTGGAatccagaaaaaaagaaagtacgGTACACTTTCCTGAAAGGCTTGCATATGAGCTACTAGAAGCTTTCAATAATACTGGCAAAGTGGTTAAGAGGAAACAAGATTTGCATAAACAATGTGAAACTAACAGGGCATATGCTCATTATCGTTGGGGATAA